The genomic window GCCATTGCAGGGTCTCAGCACGGCGGCAGTCGGTGTGGTGGTGGTCGTCCTCTTCCGCGACTGGCTCGCGATCCGCATCGAACCATGAGCGCCTGGGAATCGTGGCAGCTCTCCGAGCGGGCCGGCCGCGCACAGGCTGTGCTCGCACTCATTTTCCTGATCCTCGGTGGCGCCTTCTTCAAGGCCCAGGTGGTGGACGGCGCCCAATTCCGGTTGGCGTCCGAGGGGAGTCGACTGCGTCCGATTCCACTGCCCGCGCCTCGCGGCGAGATCTTCGATCGCAACGGCTTGCTGATCGCCGAGAACGTGCCGGGGTACTCGATCCGATTGCTGGCCACGGGCGAAGACTCGTTGCGCTCGGTGCTCACCAGGTTGCGGGCCTTCGTCCCGGCGGACTCGGTCGACGTCGAGAAGGTCGTGCGGCGGTGGCGAAAGACGCCGTACGAGCCGGTGCTGGTGTTCGCCTCGGGCGAATTCGGGATTGTCTCCACGCTGGAAGAGCACCGCGCCGCGATTCCCGGCCTGGTGATCCAGGCGGAGCCGTCGCGTCGCTACCCTGACAGCACCGCGGTGGCGCACCTGGTCGGCTACGTGAGCGAGGTGAGTGAACGCGAGCTGGAGTCCGGCAATTTTCCCAACGCGCGTCAGGGAGAGGTCGTCGGCAAGAACGGGCTGGAAGTCGAGTACGACTCGATCCTGCGTGGGCGTCAGGGGATCCGCTACGTCGAGGTCACGGCGAAGGGGCGCACCATTCGCGACCGCGGCGTCAGCGGCTCGATCAGGCCGCAGGCCGGCGCCTCCCTCAAGACCACCATCGACCTTCCACTGCAGCGCTTCGTCGACTCGATGTGGCGCGCCGCCCTGCCGGGGAAGAACGGTGCGCTGTTGGCGATGACGCCGCAGGGGGAGATCCTCGCCTACATCTCCTTCCCGTCCTACGATCCGAACGACTTCGTCGGCGGGATCGACGCGCCGACCTATTCGTTGCTCGCGAACGACCCCAACCGACCACTCTTCGATCGGGTGATTCAGGCGACCTATCCGCCCGCCTCGCCGTGGAAGCTCGCGACGGCCGCGATGGGACTCCGCCGCGGCCTGGTGACGATGGACACGCACATGCGGACGTCATGCAACGGTGGCTTCCAGTTCGGCAACCGCAACTTTCGTTGTTGGAAGCGCGATGGCGGTCACGGCTCGCTGACGCTCGCCCAGGCGATCGCCACGTCGTGCGACGTCTATTTCTACCAGCTCGGCCTGATGCTCGATCGAGACCCGCTCCTCGATGACGGCGCCTCGATGGGCTTCGGTGAGCGGAGTGGCGTCGACCTCGAGCGTGAGAAGGCGGCAGGCTTTCCGACGGTCAAGAGTTACATCCGGAAGAGTGGTGGGACCAGCTGGTCGCGGGGGGAACTGCTCAACCTCGCCATCGGGCAGGGACGCAACGTGCAGACGCTGGTCGGCATGACCTCGTTCTACGCCGCGCTCGCGACGGATGGCGTGCGCCGCGCGCCCTTCATGGTCCGCCGCCGGACCGCGGCGAAGTCGTGGGATCTGGGCCTCAAGCCCGAGCAGTTGCAGGGTCTGCGCAGCGCCCTCGCCGCCGTTGTCGACATCGGGACCGCCGCCGCCTCGGGTGGGCGTGAACTGAAGGTCGCCGGGAAGACCGGCACCGGGCAGTTCCCGCCGCAGAAGGACCTCGGCTGGTTCATCGGTTATGCGCCGGCCGATGCGCCGAAGATCGTGGTGGGCATCGTCGTGGAGGAGGGGCTCCACGGATCATCGGTGGCGGGCTACGTCGTGGACGCGATCGGCAAGTTCCTCGGCCAGCCGGTTGCCGGTGCACGGATCCTGGTCACCGAGGACACCTCTACGGTGGCGGGTGACTCCACCACCCCGGCGCCGCTCGCGACGCCGCGCGACACCGGTCGTCGAGGCACGCGGCCATGATTCGTGATCTCGATCGGCCGCTCCTGATCGTGGTGTTCGCCCTGGCGCTCTTCGGCACCCTGATCCTCTATTCGGCCGAGCAGACCGATGTGGCGATGCGCGCCACCGGGATCTGGACGCGCCAGCTGATGTGGCTTGGCGTCGGTTCCATCGCGGCCGCGTTCAGCTATCGGATGTCGTTTCGGATTCTCGACTGGGCCGCGCCGTGGGTCTACGGCCTCGGGCTGGGGTTGCTGGTGCTGACGATCGTGGGCCTCGGTTCCGGCGGCGAGGGATCGGCCGCGAGCACGAGCAGCTGGCTCACGATCGCCGGCCGGCGCGTCGGCCAGCCCGTCGAGCTCGCCAAGCTCGCGACCATCCTGATGCTGGCGCGGTGGCTCTCCGCCCGACGCGATCCGCCGACCACCCTGCGCGGCCTCGTCGCACCGATCACCATCGCCCTGGTCCCGGCACTCCTGGTGCTGAAGCAGCCGGACCTCGGCAGCGCCATGGTCTTCGCCGGCATCCTCTTCATCATGCTCTTCTGGTCCGGTGTGGCGCCGTCGCTGCTCTTCCTGCTGGTGTCGCCGGTCGTGTCGCTCTTTCTCGCGTGGAACACCACCCTCTGGAGTATCTGGATGGTGGTGGTCTTCCTGGCGCTGCTGTGGATCCGTCCCTTCATCGTCGAGTCGATCTTCATCTTTCTCGCCAACTCGGCGATGGGTGCGCTCGCCATTGTGGTCTGGGCCCGCCTCAGCCCCTTTCAGCGGAATCGGATTCTCTCGTTCCTGAATCCGGAGGAATACCGTCGCGGACCGGGGTATCAGGCGATGCAGAGCAAGGTGGCGATCGGCTCTGGTGGCTGGTTCGGGAGCGGCTTCACCGATGGCCCCCTGAAGCGAACCGGCGGGATCCCGGAGCACTGGACCGACTTCGTCTTCGCCATCGTCGGCGAGGAGTTCGGCTTCCTCGGGGTCACCATCGCGCTCGGCCTCTTTCTCGCCTTCTTCTTCATCCTGGTGCGGATCGCGCGACGAACCGCCGACCCCTACGCATCCTTGGTGGTATTCGGGTTGATCGGTTTGGTGCTGACCCATCTGTTCGAAAACGTCGGGATGACGATCTCGTTGATGCCGATCACCGGCATCCCGCTGCCCTTCTTTTCCTACGGGGGCTCCTTCCTCCTGGCCCTTTTTCTGGGGTTGGGGATGGCGTTCCGGGCGGCGGCGGAGGCCAGAGCGTCTGGCTATGTTGATTCATGACAATGACTTGCGTGTCAAGGTCTTGCGCGAACTGACTTTCTATCGCACGTTGAAGGCTCCTGTCGGCCGCTAGGAAGGCCGCCCTACGCGAGGTCGTATGACCGTCATGGCGTGGTTCAAGAAGGAGCGCAAGACCAGAACCGCCACCAGGGAACGCCTGGAAATTCCGGCGGATGCCTGGGAGAAGTGCGAGTCCTGTGGGCATATAGATATCCGGGAGAAGTTCGAGAAGGCGCTCAACGTCTGTCCCGAGTGCGGGACACACAAGCGCTTCCTCGCCGAGGAATACATCGAGCTGCTGACGGACGAGGGCAGCTGGAAGGAACTGTACCCGGAGCTGCAGTCGGTCGACCCGCTGACGTTCGAGCATTATGCCGAGCGCCTCGTCAGCGCGCGCAAGAAGGGTGGGGCGTCGGATGCGATCTATACCGGGATGGCGAAGCTCGAAGGACATCCGCTGAATCTTGGCGTGATGAACTTCCGCTTCATGGGTGGCTCGATGGGCTCGGTCGTCGGGGAAAAGATCGCCCGTCTTGCCCGCCGCTCGGCCGAGAAGAAGATCCCGATGGTGCTGGTCTGTACCTCCGGCGGCGCGCGGATGCAGGAAGGCGCCCTGTCACTGATGCAGATGGCGAAGACGTCCGCCGCGATCGCGCAGATGAAGCTGGCTGGCATTCCGTACATCTCCATCCTGACGGATCCGACCACCGGCGGCGTCTCGGCGTCCTTCGCGATGCAGGGCGACGTGATCCTGGCCGAGCCGGCCGCGGTCATCGGCTTCGCCGGGCAGCGCGTGATCAAGCAGACGATCGGTCAGGACCTGCCGGAAGGGTTCCAGACGGCGGAGTTCCTCCTCGACAAGGGGCAGATCGACGACGTGGTCCCGCGCGCCTCCTTGCGCGAAACCACCGCACGCCTGCTCCGCCACATGCAGGGACACCGGCTTCGCGGCACTGCCGCCTGAGTCCCGGCCTCAACGTTCGGCTGTCGCGCCCCGCTCCCGATTCGGAGCGGGGCGCGTTGCTATGGGATCTGACCTCGTGACGATGCCGTATCAGGACGCGCTCGACTTTCTCTTCCCGCGCACGACCCAGATCAAGTTCGGGCTCGACACGACACGTGCGCTACTCGACGCGCTGGGGAATCCGCAGCGGCAATACGCCACGATCCACGTGGCGGGGACCAACGGGAAGGGAAGTACGGCCTCGTTGATCGCCGAGGCGCTCGGCGCCGCCGGCTTCCGGGTCGGGCTCTACACGTCGCCGCATCTCGTCTCGTTCCGGGAGCGCATCCGCGTCGATGGCACACCCATCAGCGAGGCCGCGGTGGCGGCATGGACGGCGTTGCTCCAGCCGACGATCCTGGCATCCGGCGCGACCTTCTTCGAAGCGACCACGGCCATTGCCTTCGCGGACTTTGCGGCACGCGGTGTCGAGATCGCCGTCGTCGAGGTCGGCCTGGGCGGCCGGCTCGACAGCACGAACGTCCTGGAGCCACTGGTCACTGTCGTCACGCACATCGCGCTGGACCACCAGCGCTACCTCGGCGACACCCTTGAGGCGATTGCGGCCGAAAAGGCCGGTATTGCCAAGCCGGGGGTGCCATTCGTCGTGGGCGACCCCGACCCGGCCATCGTGGCGATGCTTGTCGACGCCGGCACCGCCGCAGTCCAGCGCGCTGAACCAACCGCCACCCTGCCGGTGGTCGTGGTGCCGTCGGACGCACGTTGGGAGGGCCCCCTCGGGCTCGTCGGGCCCCACCAGCAACGCAACGCTGCCGTGGCGCAGGCGGCCCTCGCCGCCCTCCCGCCTGCCTTTCAGGTCCCGTCGCAGGCAATGGCCGAGGCCTTCTCTCGGACCCGCGTGCCAGGCCGCCTCGACCGTCGGGGCCGCTGGCTCTTCGACGTGGCCCACAATCCCGACGGGATGCGGTCCCTGACGGCCGCGATGGCGGAGCTCCGGCTGCCGGGGCCGGTCCACGGCCTGGTCTCGATTCTGGGCGACAAGGCGTGGCCGGCGATGCTCGTGGAGCTCGACCGGGCCATCGATGTGGGCATTCTGACCGTGGCCCCGAGCGCGGATACCCGTCGATGGGACCTCGGCTGGCTGGAACGCTGGCTGGCCGACCCGGAACGGCCGGCCGCCCGGGCGCGTTGGCGGCTGATCCCCGACTTCCGCGAGGCACTCCGGGTGGTGGAGCAGGGGGCCGGGACAATCGTGGTCACCGGGTCGTTCCACACCGTCGGGGACGTGATGGAGGCGCGGGGGGTGGAGGTGCTGGGGTGAGGGGTGGCGCCCGACTATTTTGCGCCATGACTGCGAAGCCCCTCCCCGGATTCCGCGATTTCCCGCCCGCCGATTTCGCCCTCCGGGCGCACATCTTCGCGGCCTGGCGGCGGGTGGCGACGCGGTACGGCTTCGAGGAGTATGACGGCCCGCCCCTCGAGACCCTCGAGCTCTATACCGCCAAGAGCGGCGACGAGATTGTCGGCCAGCTGTACAACTTCGTCGACAAGGGCGACCGTGCCGTCGCCCTGCGCCCCGAGATGACGCCGACGCTGGCCCGGATGGTGGCCGAGCGGGCCAACGGCCTCAAGAAGCCGATCCGCTGGTTCTCGATCCCGCAGCTGTTCCGCTACGAGCGGCAGCAACGCGGCCGGCTCCGGGAGCACTTCCAGCTCAACTGCGACCTGATCGGCGAGGCGGGCCCGCTCGCCGATGCCGAGATCATCGCGCTCGCCATCGACGTGATGCGCGAGTTTGGGCTCGGGTCGACGGACGTCAAGGTGCGCCTCTCGGATCGTCGGGCGCTCACGGCGCTGCTCCGCGCGCGCGGCGTGACCGACGCGGGGATGTACGAGGCGTACCAGTTCATCGACAAGCTCGAGCGGATGCCGCCCGAGGAGATCGAGAAGCGCCGTGCCGTCCCGCAAGCATACGCACCCGCGACGCCGGACGACCTGATCGCGATCGCGTCGCTGCGCGGGCTCGAGAAGGTGGAAGCGGCCGTCACCGGCCTCGCCGGTGGATCCGACGCCGTGGCGCCACTCCGCGCCACCGTCGACGCGTTGACGGCGATGGGGCTCGGCGACTGGATCGAGATTGACTTCACCATCGTGCGCGGCATCGCCTACTACACCGGCACGGTGTTCGAGCTGTTCGATGCGGGGCGCTCCCTCCGGGCCATCTGCGGTGGCGGGCGCTACGACACGCTGCTCAAGAATCTCGGCGACGTGGATCTCCCGGCCCTCGGCTTCGGCATGGGCGACGTGGTGCTCGGCGAGTTGTTGAAGGACCGCGGACTGCGCCCGACACCGCCGCCGGCGATCGACCTCTTCCTGGTCGGCGTCACGCCGGAGGATCAGCCGCACCTGTTGGGGCTGGCCCACGAACTCCGTGACGCGGGACTCCGGCTCGAGTATGTCTTTGGCGAAGCGGCCGTCGGCCGTCAGCTCAAGCTGGCCGATGCGCGTGGCGCGCGGCTGGCAATCGTGATGGGCCCCGATGACCGGGCCCGCGGCGAGGTCCAGCTGAAGGACCTCGTCGGCAAGACGCAGGAGGCCGTGGCGCGCGAGGCGCTGCCGGCCCGTTGTCGTGATCTCCTTTTCCGGATGCCCTGACCGCATGGCTGACAACAAAGCGCTGACTCCCCGGGCCCAGGACTTCTCCGCCTGGTACAACGACCTCATCATGAAGGCCGAGCTCGCCGACTACAGTCCGGTGCGCGGCTGCATGGTCATCCGGCCGAACGGCTACGCGATCTGGGAACAGATGCAGCGAGCCCTCGATGACGCCTTCAAGGCGACCGGGCACCAGAACGCCTACTTCCCGCTCTTCATTCCGCAGAGCTTCCTGTCGAAGGAAGCGGAGCACGTCGAGGGCTTCGCGCCCGAGCTCGCGGTGGTCACCCACGGCGGCGGCAAGGAGCTCGAGGAGCCGCTGGTGGTGCGTCCGACCTCCGAGACGATCATCTACGCGATGTTCTCGAAGTGGATCCAGAGCTGGCGCGATCTGCCGCTGCTCATCAACCAGTGGGCCAACGTCGTGCGCTGGGAGATGCGCACGCGCCTCTTCCTGCGCACGACCGAGTTCCTCTGGCAGGAAGGGCACACGGCGCACGCGACCGAGGCGGAGGCGGAGGAGGAGACGTTGATGATCCTCGGCCTCTACCGCCGCTTCATGGAAGAGTGGATGGCGATGCCGGTGATCACCGGCCGGAAGACCGACGCCGAGAAGTTCGCCGGCGCGCTGCGCACCTACTCGTGCGAAGCGCTGATGCAGGACAACAAGGCGCTGCAGGCCGGCACGTCGCACAACCTCGGGCAGAATTTCGCCAAGGCGTTCGACGTCACGTTCCAGACGCCGGAAGGCGGCCTGGATCACGTCTGGAACACCTCGTGGGGTGTGTCGACCCGACTGGTCGGCGGCCTGATCATGACCCACGGTGATGACACCGGCATGGTCTGCCCTCCGCGACTGGCGCAGTGGCAAGTGGTGATCGTCCCGATCTGGCGGAAGGACGAGGAGCGCGACGCGACGTTTGCGGCGACCGCGGCGTTGCAGGCCGAGCTTCGTGCGGCCGGGATCCGCGTGACGACCGACCTGCGCGACATGAAGCCGGGGGCCAAGTACTACGAGTGGGAAGCGCGCGGCACGCCGTTCCGGCTCGAGCTCGGCCCGCGCGACCTCGCGGCCGGCACGGTGATGCTCGCCCGGCGGCTCGGTGGCAAGGAGCCGATCCCGATGGCGGGCCTGGCCGAGCGGCTGCAGCAGGAGATGGCGGCGATGCAGCAGCAGTTGCTCGAGACCGCCGTTGCCCGGCGCGAGGCGGCGTCGCTCCGTGGCCCGAAATCGAAGGAAGAGTTCATTGCCTTCCTGGAAGGGAACGGCGGCTTCGTGTACGCCGGCTTCTGCGGCGACCCGGCGGTCGAGGCCGAGATCAAGGAGCAGACCAAGGCGACGATCCGCTGCTTGCCCGATGCCGAATTCCGGTCGCCCGTGGCGCCGACGACCTGCATCTGGACCGGACGGCCGGCGGTCGTCGAGGCACTCTTCGCGAGGGCGTATTGAGCACTCATCTCGTTGACGCCGGCCTGGTCCGGACGAGCGAAGGGACGCTGGCCATGGCCGGCGTCCCGTTGCCGTTGATCGCCGAGCAGTACGGCACGCCGACCTACTGCTACGACGCGGCGACCATCCGCGCGCAGTATCGCCGACTCGATGACGCCTTCGGCGACTTGCCGCACCGCATCTGTTACGCGGTCAAGGCCAACTCCAATCTCGCCATCCTCACGCTGCTCGCCCGGCTCGGTGCCGGGGCGGACATCGTGTCGGGTGGCGAGATGCTGCGCGCCCTGGCGGCCGGCTTCGCCCCCGAGGATATCGTATTCAGCGGGGTGGGGAAGACCGACGACGAACTGCTCGCGGCGATCGCGGCCGGAATCGGCCACGTCAACGTCGAATCGCTCGCCGAGTTGCGGCGGCTGGCGATGTTTGCCGATCTGCGCGGCGCGACGGTGACCGTCGGCATTCGCGTGAACCCCGATGTCACGGTCGACACGCACCCCTACATCTCGACGGGGAAGGGCGGCCTCAAGTTCGGCATCCCGGTCGACCAGCTCCCCGAGGCGCTCGAGGTGATCGACGCGTCGACCGGACTCCGCCTCAACGCCTTGGCGATGCATCTCGGCTCACAGTTGCTGGCCACGGCACCCTACGAGGCCGGCGTCAGTCGCATGCTCGAATTGCTGGCACAGGTGCGCGCCGCGGGCCATGCGCCCGAGGTGCTCGACATCGGCGGCGGGCTCGGCATTCTCTACCGCGACGAGGAGCCGCTCGATCCCGCCGAATGGGTGAACACCCTCGCGCCGGCGCTCGCCAGCAGCGGCTGCGCCATCCATGTCGAGCCGGGGCGCTTCCTCGTGGGAAGTTCCGGTGTGCTGTTGACCAAGGCGATCTATCGCAAGCACTCGGGCGGCCGCGAAATTCTCGTCGTCGATGCGGCGATGAATGACTTGATGCGCCCGGCACTCTACAAGGCATGGCACGAGATCGTCCCGGTCGACACGATCGCGGGCGAGCCGCTGCTCACGGACATCGTCGGCCCGATCTGCGAGAGCGGCGACTTCCTCGCGCTCGAGCGGCCGCTGGCGCCGGTGGCCGGGGGGCAGCTCCTCGCCGTCCTCGGTGCCGGCGCCTACGGCTTCAGCATGAGCTCCAACTACAACACCCGCGCACGGGCCGCGGAGGTGCTGGTGGACGACGGCCGGTGGGCCGTGATCCGCCCGCGCGAGCGCCTGACCGATCTCTTTCGCGACGAGATCGCCGACCCCTTCGCCGACGAGTCCCCGTGAATCACCCTGCTGGCGTCCTGATCATCGACTTCGGTTCCCAGTACACGCAGCTCATTGCCCGCCGCGTGCGCGAGCAGCGCGTCTACTGCGAGATCCATCCGCCATCGCGCACCATCGACTGGATCCGCGAATGGCAACCGCAGGGGATCATCCTCTCGGGTGGGCCGAACTCGGTGTATGGCGATGGCGTGCCGACCGCCGATCCGGCGCTCCTCGAGCTCGGCATCCCGATCTTCGGCGTCTGTTACGGCATGCAGTTGCTCGCGCACCTCTCCGGGGGAAGCGTCGTGCGTGCATCGCGTCGGGAGTACGGCCGGGCCGATGTCACCATCGGCGATGGTGACCTCTTTGCGGGTTTCGTGGTTGGGGCGACGACGCCCGTCTGGATGAGCCACGGCGACCATGTCGACGAGGCCCCGCCGGGATGGCGGGTGACGGCGTCCAGCGAGAACTCGCCGGTCGCGGCGATTCAACACCTGAGCAAGCCGCTCTTCGCGGTGCAGTTCCACCCCGAGGTGGCGCACACCCCGCGGGGTGGGGAAATCCTCAGCAACTTCCTCTTCGGCATTTGCGGATGCAGTCCGGACTGGACCTCGGAGCATTTCGTCGAATCCGAGGTGGCGCGGATCCGCGAGCTGGTGGGGCCAGACACCCGCGTGATCTGCGGTCTCTCGGGTGGCGTCGATTCGTCCGTGGCGGCCGCGCTGGTGCACCGCGCCATCGGCGACCGCCTCACCTGCATCTTCGTCGATCACGGGATGCTCCGCCTCAACGAGCGTGCCCAGGTCGAGCGCACTTTCCGCAGTCATCTCGGCATCGATCTCCGCACCATTGATGCGACCGACCTCTTTCTGGGCGATCTGGCCGGCATCACCGATCCGGAAACGAAGCGGAAGCGGATCGGGCACCGCTTCATTGACGTCTTCGAGCAGGCCGCCAAGGATGTCGACGGCAACGTCGGCTTCCTGGTGCAGGGGACGCTCTATCCCGACGTGATCGAGTCGTTCTCGCCAACCGGTGGGCCGTCCGTCACGATCAAGACGCACCACAACGTCGGCGGCTTGCCCGAGCGGCTGCCGTTCAAGTTGATCGAGCCACTCCGCGAGTTGTTCAAGGATGAAGTGCGGCAGGTGGGTCGCGAGCTCGGACTCCCGGAGGAGATGGTCGGCCGGCATCCGTTCCCGGGGCCCGGCCTCGCCATCCGCATCCTCGGCGAGATCACCCGGCCACAGCTCGATCTGCTGCGTCAGGCCGATGCGATCTACATCGAGGAGATCCGCGCGGCGGGCTTGTACGATCAGATCTGGCAGGCTTTCGCGGTGCTGCTGCCGATTCGCTCCGTCGGCGTCACGGGCGACGAGCGCAGCTATGATCAGGTGATCGGGCTCCGCGCGGTGACCTCACGCGACGGGATGACGGCGGATTGGTTCCCGTTCCCGCCCGACGTCCTCGGGCAGATCAGCAGTCGAATCTCGAACGAAGTGGCCGGCGTCGGGCGGGTGGTCTACGACGTGAGCAGCAAGCCGCCGGCGACGATTGAGTGGGAGTAGCGAAGGGGTCGTAAGTCGTAAGTCGTAGGTCGTATGGACATGTCATCCCGAGCAACGCGAGGGATCTGCGTGGAGGCCATCACGCAGATCCCTCGTTTCACTCAGGATGACTCCGCCGATGCCGCAGGACCTACGACCTACGACTTACGACCTACGACCTACGACCTTTTCGGCCCGAACAACTCCAGAAACTCCCCCGCCGACTTCACCAAGTCCAGCTTCTCCAGGTTGCCCGGTTCCTTGGCGAACCCGGCGAGCTGGCCGAGGGTCGGGAGGTACTGATTGGAAACCTCGAGAGGCGGCGCCACGATCAGGAAGATGTGGTGGACCGGCTTGCCGTCGATCGCGTCCCAGGGGAGGGGCTCGATGAGCCGGGCGTAGGCCATCCGCAGCCGCGGCACGACCAGGGAGCGGCAGTGGGGGATCGCGATCCCTCGCCCCATGCCGGTGGACCCGAGTTGCTCGCGTCGGTGGAGGACCCGGAGGAGGGTCTCCTCGGCCCGGGCATCGAGGTGGAGGAGGCGGACCGCGGCGGCCAGCGCGGCCGGGCGGTCGGCGGCGTGGAGGGCCAGGTCGATCGATTCGGGTGCGAAGAAGTCGTGGAGGGACATGGCCGAAGCCTAATCCCACCGGGGTCCCCCTTCAACGCGTCGGGGGCCTGAGGGTTTCCCTCGGTCCGACCCCCTCCCTAGATTACGGGGATGCTGTTCCCGTATCCGACTGGTACCGACCACGTTCCGCTCTTCCTGGCCCCCATGGCCGGGGTCTCGGAGCCCCCCTTCCGCCGGATCTCCCGGCGGCTGGGGGCGGATGTCGTGCTGTCCGAGTTCCTGAATGCCGAGGCGATCCGGCGCCGGATTACCTCGACGCTCGAAGGGGCGGAGTTCGACGAGGTCGAGCGGCCGATCGGGATCCAGATCTACGGCGCCCACGCCGATGCCATGGCCCACGCCGCGGCGCTGGTGACGGAGCATTACGCCCCCGACTTCATCGACATCAATTTCGGCTGCCCGGTCAAGAAGGTCGTCCAGCGGAACGGCGGCTCCGGCTGCCTCCGCGACATGAACACGGTGGATGACATCATCCGCGCCTGCGTCGCCGCGACCCACCTCCCGGTGACGGTCAAGACGCGGAGCGGGTGGTCTGAGGAGTCGCGTGACCCGGTCGGCATCGCGCTCCGGATGCAGGACGCCGGCGCCACCGCGTTCACGCTCCACGCCCGCACCCGGACGCAGATGTTCACCGGCAAGGCGAACTGGGATGACATCGCCTGCGTGGTCGAGGCGCTGGATGTGCCGGTGATCGGCAACGGCGACGTCGTGACGGCCGAGGACGCGCTTCGGATGCACGAGCACACCGGCTGTGCCGGGATCATGATTGGTCGCGGCGCGTTCGGGAATCCCTGGCTCTTCCGTGATGCGCGTGCCCTGCTCAACGGCGAGCCGAAGCCGGCCGCGCCAGATGTCGCGGAGCGGTTCGCCGTCGCGCTCGAGCATGCCCGACTGGCCCTCCGCCTGCAGGGCAACACGCGCCACACGATGATCGAGTTCCGCAAGCACTTCGGCTGGTACACCAAGGGGATGCACGCGGCGACCGCGTTGCGGGGCAAGCTCTTCCAGGTGGAATCGCTGGTCGAGGCGGAGCAGATCTTCGCGGACTACCTGGCCCGCGAATCGTTCGCGACGGCGGCGTGACCCTCCATCGCGTCGTCGAGAGCGAGGGGTTCACCTGGCTCGACGTCGTCTCGCCCTC from Gemmatimonadota bacterium includes these protein-coding regions:
- the lysA gene encoding diaminopimelate decarboxylase produces the protein MAGVPLPLIAEQYGTPTYCYDAATIRAQYRRLDDAFGDLPHRICYAVKANSNLAILTLLARLGAGADIVSGGEMLRALAAGFAPEDIVFSGVGKTDDELLAAIAAGIGHVNVESLAELRRLAMFADLRGATVTVGIRVNPDVTVDTHPYISTGKGGLKFGIPVDQLPEALEVIDASTGLRLNALAMHLGSQLLATAPYEAGVSRMLELLAQVRAAGHAPEVLDIGGGLGILYRDEEPLDPAEWVNTLAPALASSGCAIHVEPGRFLVGSSGVLLTKAIYRKHSGGREILVVDAAMNDLMRPALYKAWHEIVPVDTIAGEPLLTDIVGPICESGDFLALERPLAPVAGGQLLAVLGAGAYGFSMSSNYNTRARAAEVLVDDGRWAVIRPRERLTDLFRDEIADPFADESP
- the dusB gene encoding tRNA dihydrouridine synthase DusB; the encoded protein is MLFPYPTGTDHVPLFLAPMAGVSEPPFRRISRRLGADVVLSEFLNAEAIRRRITSTLEGAEFDEVERPIGIQIYGAHADAMAHAAALVTEHYAPDFIDINFGCPVKKVVQRNGGSGCLRDMNTVDDIIRACVAATHLPVTVKTRSGWSEESRDPVGIALRMQDAGATAFTLHARTRTQMFTGKANWDDIACVVEALDVPVIGNGDVVTAEDALRMHEHTGCAGIMIGRGAFGNPWLFRDARALLNGEPKPAAPDVAERFAVALEHARLALRLQGNTRHTMIEFRKHFGWYTKGMHAATALRGKLFQVESLVEAEQIFADYLARESFATAA
- the guaA gene encoding glutamine-hydrolyzing GMP synthase; amino-acid sequence: MNHPAGVLIIDFGSQYTQLIARRVREQRVYCEIHPPSRTIDWIREWQPQGIILSGGPNSVYGDGVPTADPALLELGIPIFGVCYGMQLLAHLSGGSVVRASRREYGRADVTIGDGDLFAGFVVGATTPVWMSHGDHVDEAPPGWRVTASSENSPVAAIQHLSKPLFAVQFHPEVAHTPRGGEILSNFLFGICGCSPDWTSEHFVESEVARIRELVGPDTRVICGLSGGVDSSVAAALVHRAIGDRLTCIFVDHGMLRLNERAQVERTFRSHLGIDLRTIDATDLFLGDLAGITDPETKRKRIGHRFIDVFEQAAKDVDGNVGFLVQGTLYPDVIESFSPTGGPSVTIKTHHNVGGLPERLPFKLIEPLRELFKDEVRQVGRELGLPEEMVGRHPFPGPGLAIRILGEITRPQLDLLRQADAIYIEEIRAAGLYDQIWQAFAVLLPIRSVGVTGDERSYDQVIGLRAVTSRDGMTADWFPFPPDVLGQISSRISNEVAGVGRVVYDVSSKPPATIEWE
- a CDS encoding PTS sugar transporter subunit IIA, encoding MSLHDFFAPESIDLALHAADRPAALAAAVRLLHLDARAEETLLRVLHRREQLGSTGMGRGIAIPHCRSLVVPRLRMAYARLIEPLPWDAIDGKPVHHIFLIVAPPLEVSNQYLPTLGQLAGFAKEPGNLEKLDLVKSAGEFLELFGPKRS